The Halocalculus aciditolerans genome includes a window with the following:
- a CDS encoding heavy metal translocating P-type ATPase, with amino-acid sequence MPSCTLCGLETPQPPVTDDGADGRFCCRGCLEVARTLDDASAADAETARDALAADADADSVPDDAETAYLAVDGMHCATCEAFLQSRAQESDGVFDADASYAGDALKVTYDADRTDPSELASAVSGYGYRVRQRGADVDESATLTASVRLLLGGFFGMMVMVYYVPFLYPVYLGGAPLLPFFTTSSVAGQYLLWNLAVFAGAGTAIAGYPIFRGALVSLRARRPNMDLLVALASGAAFGYSVLVLLLGGTEVYFDVSIVVVLVVTLGEYLETRIKSRTTERLRTTTTERAQTVRVRTTDGVERAALESVDAGDRIVLRSGERVPLDGTVTDGEGAVEESLLTGESRPRQVSVGDAVVGGSRLVAGGVTARVADGTERTLDRITDALWDAQTTHSGVQRLADKAAAVFVPGVFGLSVLGLLAHLALGTAPESALLIALTVLIVSCPCALGLATPLAVSRGIRTALEADAIVTDSNVFEHGGDIDVVALDKTGTLTTGEMSIEDVAGDRSALRAAAALETYVDHPVAEAVCEFATADNASVSGVRNHAHGVSGRVDGDEVLVGDPDLFEAREWRVPAALADRIDDAASEGYVPVVVGVSGEATAVGLAADTPRSGWREVVSTLADDHRVVVLTGDRAERAAPFRACPEVDRVFAGVPPEGKAAVIDRLRERETVAMVGDGTNDAPALAAADVGVAVADGVELTTDAADVVVTAGGFDVVPTLLAVASATRRRIRTNLAWAFCYNAVAVPLALLGVLNPLLAAVAMGASSLFVVANSARTLDGVSRYRARLPFARARSRIERVVRA; translated from the coding sequence ATGCCGTCCTGTACACTCTGCGGGCTCGAGACGCCCCAGCCGCCCGTCACGGACGACGGCGCGGACGGTCGCTTCTGCTGTCGCGGCTGCCTGGAAGTCGCCCGCACGCTCGACGACGCCTCGGCGGCTGACGCCGAGACGGCGCGAGATGCACTCGCCGCGGATGCGGACGCAGACTCGGTCCCGGACGACGCGGAAACGGCGTATCTCGCCGTGGACGGGATGCACTGTGCGACCTGCGAGGCGTTCCTTCAGTCGCGCGCGCAGGAGTCAGACGGCGTCTTCGACGCGGACGCCAGTTACGCGGGAGACGCGCTGAAAGTCACCTACGACGCCGACCGAACCGACCCCAGTGAGCTCGCATCGGCCGTCTCCGGCTACGGCTACCGCGTCCGCCAGCGCGGAGCGGACGTCGACGAATCCGCGACGCTCACGGCGTCCGTGCGCTTGCTCCTCGGGGGGTTCTTCGGGATGATGGTGATGGTCTACTACGTCCCCTTCCTCTACCCGGTCTACCTCGGCGGAGCGCCCCTGCTGCCGTTCTTCACCACGTCGAGCGTCGCCGGCCAGTACCTCCTCTGGAATCTCGCCGTCTTCGCGGGCGCGGGGACGGCGATAGCGGGCTACCCGATCTTCCGCGGGGCGCTCGTCAGCCTCCGCGCCCGCCGGCCGAACATGGACCTGCTCGTCGCGCTCGCGTCCGGGGCCGCGTTCGGGTATAGCGTCCTCGTTCTCCTGCTCGGCGGCACCGAGGTGTACTTCGACGTCTCCATCGTCGTCGTCCTCGTCGTGACGCTCGGCGAGTATCTGGAAACGCGGATCAAGTCCCGGACGACGGAGCGGCTCCGAACCACGACGACGGAGCGGGCGCAGACCGTCCGCGTTCGGACGACCGACGGGGTCGAGCGCGCGGCACTCGAGTCGGTCGACGCCGGCGACCGCATCGTCTTGCGGAGCGGGGAGCGCGTTCCCCTCGACGGCACCGTCACTGACGGGGAGGGTGCCGTCGAGGAGTCGCTGCTCACCGGGGAGTCCCGGCCGCGGCAGGTCTCCGTGGGCGACGCCGTCGTCGGCGGAAGCCGCCTGGTCGCCGGCGGCGTGACAGCGCGCGTCGCCGACGGGACCGAGCGGACGCTCGACCGGATCACCGACGCGCTCTGGGACGCCCAGACCACGCACAGCGGTGTCCAGCGGCTCGCCGACAAGGCGGCCGCGGTCTTCGTCCCGGGCGTCTTCGGGCTGTCGGTGCTCGGACTGCTCGCGCACCTCGCCCTCGGAACCGCTCCCGAATCCGCGCTCCTGATCGCGTTGACCGTCCTCATCGTCTCCTGTCCCTGCGCGCTCGGCCTCGCCACGCCCCTCGCAGTCTCGCGCGGCATCCGAACCGCGCTCGAGGCCGACGCGATCGTGACGGATTCGAACGTCTTCGAGCACGGCGGCGACATCGACGTCGTCGCACTCGATAAGACGGGCACGCTCACGACCGGGGAGATGTCCATCGAGGACGTCGCCGGGGACCGGAGCGCCCTGCGCGCGGCGGCCGCGCTCGAAACCTACGTCGACCATCCGGTCGCCGAGGCGGTCTGCGAGTTCGCGACGGCGGACAACGCCAGCGTGAGCGGCGTTCGGAACCACGCGCACGGGGTCTCGGGACGCGTCGATGGCGACGAGGTCCTCGTCGGCGACCCGGACCTCTTCGAAGCGCGGGAGTGGCGTGTTCCCGCGGCGCTCGCGGACCGCATCGACGACGCCGCGAGCGAGGGGTACGTTCCGGTGGTCGTCGGGGTCAGCGGCGAGGCGACCGCGGTCGGACTGGCGGCCGACACGCCGCGGTCAGGCTGGCGGGAGGTCGTCTCGACGCTCGCGGACGACCATCGCGTCGTAGTCCTCACCGGTGACCGCGCGGAGCGCGCAGCGCCGTTCCGCGCGTGCCCCGAAGTCGACCGCGTGTTCGCGGGAGTCCCGCCGGAGGGGAAGGCCGCGGTGATCGACCGCCTCCGCGAACGCGAGACAGTCGCGATGGTTGGAGACGGGACGAACGACGCGCCCGCGCTCGCCGCCGCGGACGTCGGCGTCGCAGTCGCCGACGGCGTCGAGCTCACGACGGACGCCGCGGACGTCGTCGTGACAGCCGGTGGCTTCGACGTCGTTCCGACCCTGCTCGCCGTCGCGAGCGCCACTCGACGGCGGATTCGCACGAACCTCGCCTGGGCGTTCTGCTACAACGCCGTGGCCGTCCCGCTCGCGCTCCTCGGCGTCCTCAATCCGCTCCTCGCCGCGGTCGCGATGGGGGCGAGCAGCCTCTTCGTCGTCGCGAACAGCGCGAGAACGCTCGACGGAGTAAGCCGATATCGCGCGCGCCTGCCGTTCGCTCGAGCGCGGTCGCGGATCGAGCGGGTGGTCCGCGCGTGA
- a CDS encoding DUF7546 family protein, whose protein sequence is MTTTRRSRAGLAALVAVEATLLAWYVLTANSSILAPRYLLYPFVWTTAGAVAVTRAWPVSGGRRRRLLAGGLAVVYLGVLLVANGVVATTAAPPSLTVSWLPPGWGPAVLATTSGLRVAIIPFKLVGVLSLTYLVYARLVDAAALAASALVGLFSCVSCTYPLVTALLGGGLGGGLLGAMSQSPYAYDASTVVFLVTLVLLDRSFALPARFVTAIRWAIGRATPPHAH, encoded by the coding sequence GTGACGACGACTCGCCGGTCGCGAGCGGGTCTCGCCGCGCTCGTCGCCGTCGAAGCAACGCTCCTGGCGTGGTACGTTCTGACGGCGAACTCGTCGATACTCGCGCCGCGCTACCTCCTCTACCCGTTCGTGTGGACCACCGCCGGAGCCGTGGCGGTGACGCGAGCGTGGCCAGTCAGTGGCGGCCGCAGGCGCCGACTCCTGGCGGGGGGGCTCGCCGTTGTCTACCTCGGCGTGTTACTCGTCGCGAACGGCGTCGTCGCCACGACCGCCGCTCCGCCGTCACTGACAGTCTCGTGGCTTCCCCCCGGCTGGGGACCGGCGGTCCTCGCGACGACGTCCGGTCTCCGGGTGGCGATCATCCCGTTCAAGCTCGTCGGCGTCCTGTCGCTCACCTACCTCGTCTACGCGCGCCTCGTCGACGCGGCCGCACTGGCGGCGAGCGCCCTCGTCGGGTTGTTCTCCTGTGTCAGTTGCACGTATCCACTCGTGACTGCGCTCCTCGGCGGCGGGCTCGGCGGCGGTCTCCTCGGGGCGATGTCGCAGTCACCGTACGCGTACGACGCGTCGACGGTCGTCTTCCTCGTCACCCTCGTCCTTCTCGATCGATCGTTCGCGCTCCCCGCTCGGTTCGTCACCGCGATACGGTGGGCGATTGGTCGAGCGACCCCGCCGCACGCCCACTAG
- a CDS encoding winged helix-turn-helix domain-containing protein produces MLQEYRPGQRAGESPDDGDELVTVLDDADELVAALDDADCRAFLRALDEPRTAAGLCQCCDVPSSTAYRKLDRLVDVGLVDSKVKVRSDGNHRKQFSRTVDAVTITVDDDARLERE; encoded by the coding sequence ATGCTTCAGGAGTATCGACCGGGACAGCGGGCCGGCGAGTCGCCCGACGACGGCGACGAGTTGGTGACCGTCCTCGACGACGCCGACGAGTTGGTGGCCGCCCTCGACGACGCCGACTGCCGTGCGTTCCTGCGTGCGCTCGACGAGCCGCGGACGGCCGCGGGGCTCTGTCAGTGCTGCGACGTCCCGTCCTCGACGGCGTACCGGAAGCTCGACCGTCTCGTGGACGTCGGCCTCGTCGACTCGAAGGTCAAGGTCCGCAGCGACGGCAACCACCGAAAGCAGTTCTCCCGCACCGTCGACGCCGTGACGATCACCGTCGACGACGACGCCCGCCTCGAGCGGGAGTGA
- a CDS encoding helix-turn-helix domain-containing protein yields the protein MADSMHEMLQRDMECEGLLECFHGLGEIDKEVFRELTESAEPLTIDDVAERVDRERSTAYRSVQRLLTAGFVRKEQVNYEQGGYYHVYEPRDPDVVAQDLQRMLNDWYAKMGQLIGEFAETYGDANADSATAE from the coding sequence ATGGCTGATTCGATGCACGAGATGCTCCAGCGGGACATGGAGTGTGAGGGCCTCTTGGAGTGCTTCCACGGCCTCGGCGAGATCGACAAGGAGGTGTTTCGGGAGCTCACGGAGAGCGCGGAGCCGCTCACCATCGACGACGTCGCAGAGCGCGTCGACCGCGAGCGCTCTACCGCCTACCGCTCCGTGCAGCGCCTCCTCACCGCGGGCTTCGTCCGGAAGGAGCAGGTGAACTACGAGCAGGGCGGCTACTACCACGTCTACGAGCCGCGCGATCCCGACGTCGTCGCGCAGGACCTCCAGCGGATGCTGAACGACTGGTACGCGAAGATGGGCCAGCTCATCGGCGAGTTCGCCGAGACGTACGGCGACGCGAACGCCGACTCCGCGACCGCCGAGTGA
- the gfo6 gene encoding D-xylose 1-dehydrogenase Gfo6, producing the protein MSLSSYLSAFDDRDWETDASGTVRFALVGLGWWTVDEALPAVADSDFCEATVFVSSSREKARDVAADVDTAAAALTYEAFHDGAASGEYDAVYVCTPNATHLEFTRTAAELGKDVLTEKPMEATAPRAAEMVRVCEAEDVALAVGYRMQTEPVIRRVRDLVRDGVIGDPRFVHSENTQRLLDIFADPDQWRLDPELTGYGSSVMDLGIYSINTTRFLLDADPVAVQATMRSEHDAFDDVPDERAALLVEYEGGVDATFTTSQRAHDGSYLELTGTDGRVRIEPAFHMETDFRLTVDDRTVDVDTPTTNQMTEIFDYAAHGFLTDTPLELDGAHGLVDMQTVAAAHAAAGRGERVRVDEK; encoded by the coding sequence ATGTCGCTATCGAGCTATCTCTCTGCGTTCGACGACCGGGACTGGGAGACGGATGCGTCTGGAACGGTGCGGTTCGCGCTCGTCGGCCTCGGCTGGTGGACGGTCGACGAGGCGCTCCCCGCCGTCGCCGACTCGGACTTCTGCGAGGCGACGGTGTTCGTGTCGAGCTCGCGGGAGAAAGCCCGCGACGTCGCCGCGGACGTCGACACCGCGGCGGCCGCGCTCACCTACGAGGCGTTCCACGACGGCGCGGCGTCAGGAGAGTACGACGCGGTCTACGTCTGCACGCCGAACGCCACCCACCTGGAGTTCACGCGAACCGCCGCCGAACTCGGGAAGGACGTCCTCACGGAGAAGCCGATGGAGGCGACGGCACCGCGCGCCGCGGAGATGGTTCGGGTCTGTGAGGCCGAGGACGTCGCGCTCGCGGTCGGCTACCGGATGCAGACCGAACCCGTCATCCGCCGGGTCCGCGACCTCGTCCGCGACGGCGTCATCGGCGACCCGCGGTTCGTCCACTCGGAGAACACCCAGCGCCTCCTCGACATCTTCGCCGACCCCGACCAGTGGCGGCTGGACCCCGAGCTCACGGGGTACGGGAGCTCCGTGATGGACCTCGGCATCTACTCCATCAACACGACGCGGTTCCTCCTCGACGCCGACCCCGTCGCCGTGCAGGCGACGATGCGCTCCGAGCACGACGCCTTCGACGACGTGCCGGACGAACGCGCCGCGCTCCTCGTCGAGTACGAGGGCGGCGTCGACGCGACCTTCACCACGAGCCAGCGCGCCCACGACGGCTCGTACCTCGAACTCACGGGCACCGACGGCCGCGTCCGCATCGAACCCGCGTTCCACATGGAGACCGACTTCCGCCTCACCGTCGACGACCGCACCGTCGACGTCGACACGCCGACGACGAACCAGATGACCGAAATCTTCGATTACGCCGCCCACGGCTTCCTCACGGACACGCCCCTCGAACTCGACGGCGCGCACGGCCTCGTCGATATGCAGACCGTCGCCGCCGCCCACGCCGCCGCCGGCCGCGGCGAACGCGTCCGCGTCGACGAAAAGTAG
- a CDS encoding aldo/keto reductase produces MPSLDELGFVSLGDTGLQTSELQLGTWRFGKETEEGNVEIGEERAYELLDAYEAAGGRYIDTADVYGGGQSEEWIGDWLADRDRERYTIASKVYWQIRENDPNSRGTNRKNIRHRIDALLERLDTDYVDVLYIHRWDDETPTREMMKTLNRLVEDGKVHYLGASTLRPNAWKVARANQLARDEGWEPFTVLQPRYNLVDREVEGDYLEMARDEGLGVCPWSPLGQGFLTGKYTREDGLTGESRAAESSRFADSYLTEENFDVHDVLDEVAADVDASPAQVALAWLMHRDGVSAPIVGARTVEQLEENLDAAAVDLTDEQVDRLTEAKGGPYAGL; encoded by the coding sequence ATGCCTTCACTCGACGAACTCGGCTTTGTCTCGCTCGGCGACACCGGCCTCCAGACCAGCGAACTCCAACTCGGCACGTGGCGGTTCGGCAAGGAGACCGAAGAAGGGAACGTCGAAATCGGCGAGGAGCGCGCGTACGAACTCCTCGACGCCTACGAGGCCGCGGGCGGGCGCTACATCGACACCGCCGACGTCTACGGCGGCGGGCAGAGCGAGGAGTGGATCGGCGACTGGCTCGCCGACCGCGACCGCGAGCGCTACACCATCGCCTCGAAGGTCTACTGGCAGATCCGAGAGAACGACCCGAACAGCCGCGGCACGAACCGGAAGAACATCCGACACCGCATCGACGCGCTCTTAGAGCGCCTCGACACGGACTACGTCGACGTGCTCTACATCCACCGCTGGGACGACGAGACGCCGACGCGCGAGATGATGAAGACGCTCAACCGGCTGGTCGAGGACGGGAAAGTCCACTACCTCGGCGCGTCGACGCTCCGCCCGAACGCGTGGAAGGTCGCCCGCGCGAACCAGCTCGCCCGCGACGAGGGCTGGGAGCCATTCACCGTCCTCCAGCCGCGGTACAACCTCGTGGACCGCGAAGTCGAGGGCGACTACCTCGAGATGGCGCGCGACGAGGGCCTCGGCGTCTGCCCGTGGAGCCCGCTCGGCCAGGGCTTCCTCACCGGGAAGTACACCCGCGAGGACGGCCTCACGGGCGAGTCGCGCGCCGCGGAGTCCAGCCGGTTCGCCGACTCCTACCTCACGGAGGAGAACTTCGACGTGCACGACGTCCTCGACGAGGTCGCCGCGGACGTCGACGCGTCGCCGGCGCAGGTCGCGCTCGCGTGGCTCATGCACCGCGACGGCGTCTCCGCGCCCATCGTCGGCGCGCGCACCGTCGAGCAGCTCGAAGAGAACCTCGACGCCGCCGCCGTCGACCTCACCGACGAGCAGGTCGACCGCCTCACCGAAGCCAAGGGCGGCCCCTACGCCGGGCTCTAA
- a CDS encoding endo-1,4-beta-xylanase produces the protein MSDVRPETTRRWFVGGLAAALAGCSTRERADSTTERPTTVGEPPDGSRSWEDAADARIDEHRRSDVAVVVRRDGERLSGASVDVTLDRHAFDFSTAYNVAKHFDVGAGSPYRESVADLFNEAVFENAYKWRRWTQAGAHERADRIIAFLRDHDVSVAGAPVVWQTDSANVLPEEVWAALDAGDDARLRSLVTDHVETILGHYVEDHDVTEWVFLNEPVGHHLLTDALSDAPAWRSPVLREWFHTAGEAAPGATLAVNEYDILTLDRPRHRDRYATLIQYLLADDAPLDEVAFQAHAMGESERVTPAEQWRRLERFAGLGDVDLVVSEFDTPGFDSDEVAGRYLYRFLKLCYSHPAMAGFRLWGFWDGQHWRDDAPLFYEDWTPKPGYDAYVDLVFDEWFTEESGTTDGAGAYRTRADLGTYAVSVAADGQRVETTRTVTNPDGETTWTIDL, from the coding sequence GTGTCTGACGTGCGCCCCGAGACGACTCGGCGGTGGTTCGTGGGTGGGCTGGCGGCGGCGCTGGCCGGCTGTTCGACGCGGGAGCGAGCGGACAGCACGACGGAGCGGCCGACGACGGTCGGAGAGCCCCCGGACGGGTCGAGGTCGTGGGAGGACGCGGCGGACGCGCGTATCGACGAACACCGGCGCTCGGACGTCGCGGTCGTCGTGCGACGCGACGGCGAGCGATTGTCCGGCGCGTCGGTCGACGTAACGCTCGACCGGCACGCGTTCGACTTCTCGACCGCGTACAACGTCGCGAAGCACTTCGACGTCGGCGCGGGAAGTCCGTACCGCGAGTCCGTCGCCGACCTGTTCAACGAGGCGGTGTTCGAGAACGCGTACAAGTGGCGGCGGTGGACGCAGGCCGGCGCGCACGAGCGCGCGGACCGCATCATCGCCTTCCTCCGCGACCACGACGTGTCGGTGGCGGGCGCGCCCGTCGTCTGGCAGACCGATAGCGCGAACGTCCTCCCCGAGGAGGTCTGGGCGGCGCTCGACGCGGGCGACGACGCCCGGCTCCGGTCGCTCGTCACCGACCACGTCGAGACGATTCTCGGCCACTACGTCGAGGACCACGACGTCACCGAGTGGGTTTTCCTGAACGAACCCGTCGGCCATCACCTCCTCACGGACGCGCTGTCCGACGCGCCCGCGTGGCGGTCGCCCGTGCTCCGCGAGTGGTTCCACACCGCCGGCGAGGCCGCGCCCGGCGCGACGCTCGCCGTCAACGAGTACGACATCCTCACGCTCGACCGACCGCGCCACCGCGACCGCTACGCGACGCTGATTCAGTACCTCCTCGCGGACGACGCGCCGCTCGACGAAGTCGCCTTCCAGGCGCACGCGATGGGCGAGAGCGAGCGCGTGACGCCGGCCGAGCAGTGGCGTCGCCTGGAGCGATTCGCGGGCCTCGGCGACGTCGACCTCGTCGTCTCCGAGTTCGACACGCCGGGCTTCGACTCCGACGAGGTCGCGGGCCGCTACCTCTACCGGTTCCTCAAACTCTGCTACAGCCACCCCGCGATGGCGGGCTTTCGCCTCTGGGGGTTCTGGGACGGCCAGCACTGGCGGGACGACGCCCCGCTCTTCTACGAGGACTGGACGCCGAAACCCGGCTACGACGCCTACGTCGACCTCGTCTTCGACGAGTGGTTCACGGAGGAGTCAGGAACGACGGACGGAGCGGGCGCGTACCGAACGCGCGCGGACCTCGGCACCTACGCCGTCTCGGTCGCCGCTGACGGCCAGCGGGTCGAGACGACCCGCACTGTCACTAACCCGGACGGCGAGACAACGTGGACAATCGACCTCTAA
- a CDS encoding sensor histidine kinase: MQTSPSLRPQHGFAALGCVCLAFSVYHVLTEGEGLGTLLESLLVAGLSVIVLYTAWEVPNRPASTRGRWRAFSLAVAVSVSFTLLAFAVWVTWRIEGDSGEFVFLLTFAASLGAAVGSRSALYAVESTERLRQARELTKLLRINQRVMRHNIRNELAIALGYLENIESGGSDVDVAESTRVIRTHLERLVETTDRARRIVTIWEDDTPVELDLQTLVREEVEAVEAEYPDAEIDVDAPEPCRVIAHPALALALREAVENAVEHNPPKTPVSVSLRAEGETVVVEITDQGSGIPAADIEAIHLPEETSLSHGAGLGLWLIYWTVEMSDGAVDFEDNDPSGSVVRLTLPRAPAALSVSSLASVFAG; this comes from the coding sequence GTGCAGACTTCCCCGTCGCTTCGCCCGCAACACGGGTTCGCCGCGCTCGGCTGCGTCTGCCTCGCGTTCAGCGTCTACCACGTGCTCACCGAGGGGGAGGGCCTGGGGACGCTACTAGAGTCCCTCCTGGTCGCTGGGCTGTCGGTCATCGTGCTCTACACGGCGTGGGAAGTCCCGAACCGCCCGGCTTCGACGCGCGGTCGGTGGCGGGCGTTCTCCCTCGCCGTCGCCGTGTCGGTGTCGTTCACGCTCCTCGCGTTCGCGGTGTGGGTGACGTGGCGAATCGAGGGCGATTCGGGAGAGTTCGTCTTCCTCCTGACGTTCGCGGCGTCGCTCGGCGCGGCCGTGGGGTCGCGGAGCGCGCTCTACGCCGTCGAATCGACCGAGCGCCTCCGACAGGCCCGCGAGCTGACGAAGCTCCTCAGAATCAACCAGCGCGTCATGCGGCACAACATCCGGAACGAGCTCGCCATCGCGCTCGGCTACCTCGAGAACATCGAGAGCGGGGGAAGCGACGTCGACGTCGCCGAGTCCACGCGGGTCATTCGAACCCACCTGGAGCGGCTCGTCGAGACGACGGACCGCGCGCGCCGAATCGTCACCATCTGGGAGGACGACACGCCGGTCGAACTCGACCTCCAGACGCTCGTCCGCGAGGAAGTCGAGGCCGTCGAAGCGGAGTACCCCGACGCCGAAATCGACGTGGACGCGCCGGAGCCGTGTCGCGTCATCGCTCACCCGGCGCTCGCGCTCGCGCTCCGCGAAGCCGTGGAGAACGCCGTCGAACACAACCCGCCGAAGACGCCGGTGTCCGTCTCCCTCCGCGCCGAGGGCGAGACGGTCGTCGTGGAAATCACCGACCAGGGGTCCGGCATCCCCGCGGCCGACATCGAAGCCATCCACCTCCCGGAGGAGACCTCGCTCTCACACGGCGCGGGTCTCGGCCTCTGGCTCATCTACTGGACCGTCGAGATGTCCGACGGCGCGGTCGACTTCGAGGATAACGACCCGTCGGGGTCGGTCGTCCGACTCACGCTCCCGCGCGCGCCGGCGGCGCTCTCCGTCTCCTCGCTCGCGAGCGTCTTCGCCGGCTGA
- a CDS encoding BGTF surface domain-containing protein, whose protein sequence is MKARSALAALALAALLTTAGCGGFASSDASQPTPPYFETENGNVTVHAAENQHVKGMTNQSSGENVTVRVRSSGDSPFLKTQTVDVGENGTFDAAFDFSDVDAGTRFEVTVHHNDTELATESGVVTAA, encoded by the coding sequence ATGAAGGCCCGTTCGGCTCTCGCGGCGCTCGCTCTGGCCGCGCTGCTCACGACGGCGGGCTGCGGCGGCTTCGCGTCGTCGGACGCGTCGCAGCCGACGCCGCCGTATTTCGAGACGGAGAACGGAAACGTCACGGTTCACGCCGCCGAGAACCAACACGTGAAGGGGATGACGAACCAGAGTAGCGGTGAGAACGTCACCGTGCGCGTCAGGTCGAGCGGTGACTCGCCGTTCCTCAAGACGCAGACGGTCGACGTCGGCGAGAACGGGACGTTCGACGCCGCGTTCGACTTCTCCGACGTCGACGCCGGCACCCGATTCGAGGTGACGGTCCACCACAACGACACCGAACTCGCCACGGAGTCCGGCGTCGTCACGGCGGCCTGA
- a CDS encoding cold-shock protein has translation MAHGKVDFFNDTGGYGFISTDDGDLDDDEDVFFHMEDVGGEDLTEGTEVEFDIESSPKGPRAANVVRQ, from the coding sequence ATGGCACACGGTAAGGTTGATTTCTTCAACGACACTGGCGGCTACGGTTTCATCTCGACTGACGACGGCGACCTCGACGACGACGAAGACGTCTTCTTCCACATGGAGGATGTCGGCGGCGAAGACCTCACCGAGGGGACTGAGGTCGAGTTCGATATCGAGTCCTCGCCCAAGGGGCCTCGCGCAGCGAACGTCGTCCGACAGTAA
- a CDS encoding outer membrane protein assembly factor BamB family protein, whose protein sequence is MPSHTRRQLLTVLGSTSIALAGCLSPSRPSGDLGEVTGAWEMVGRTPGHTRRAPSGPSNPDAVWQTDLDQVRATGTPAVSAGNLYVPVDAISETARHRYRIHALRAATGEERWQVPLRAEPNGPPAVSSEHIVVTAKRALEKGRIVGFQTRYGDEDWLVDIDARLTAPPTIADGVVYVPDWSGRVHALAVGDGSVRWSHCVDAAAGGRTFTHSGAVLDETLYLGSRSGKTGVVALDAATGEKEWKESTRAVTGGPVAHPNGVVVQSHQLVTVFDTDGTRQWSFNIPEAGVRPIAVDSQHLYVSAGSTVYAIDWEGQEAWTYKSPSERVGTPTVAGETVLIRSEERLTAISRATGDEQWSTAPGGTSRVIVTPEAIFSPGSDGSMSALGEG, encoded by the coding sequence ATGCCCTCCCATACGCGCCGCCAACTCCTCACGGTCCTCGGTTCGACGAGTATTGCGCTCGCAGGCTGCCTCTCACCGTCCCGCCCATCCGGAGACCTCGGCGAAGTCACTGGAGCGTGGGAGATGGTCGGCCGAACCCCCGGGCATACTCGCCGGGCACCGTCAGGTCCATCGAACCCGGATGCAGTCTGGCAAACCGACCTCGATCAGGTACGGGCCACTGGAACACCAGCGGTCAGTGCTGGAAACCTCTACGTCCCCGTCGACGCGATCTCCGAGACAGCACGGCATCGATACCGGATTCACGCGTTGCGCGCCGCGACAGGTGAGGAACGATGGCAGGTGCCGCTCCGAGCGGAGCCGAACGGGCCACCGGCAGTCAGTAGTGAGCACATCGTCGTGACGGCCAAGCGGGCGCTCGAAAAGGGTCGTATCGTCGGCTTCCAGACGCGGTACGGTGACGAAGACTGGCTCGTCGACATCGACGCCAGACTCACAGCCCCACCCACGATCGCCGACGGAGTCGTCTACGTCCCCGACTGGAGCGGGCGCGTCCACGCTCTCGCGGTCGGAGATGGCTCTGTACGGTGGTCACACTGCGTCGATGCAGCGGCTGGTGGGCGAACGTTCACCCACTCAGGTGCTGTTCTCGATGAGACGCTCTACCTCGGCTCGCGGTCGGGGAAGACTGGCGTCGTTGCGCTGGACGCCGCAACTGGCGAAAAGGAGTGGAAAGAATCGACACGGGCCGTGACGGGTGGGCCAGTCGCCCATCCCAATGGAGTCGTTGTGCAGAGTCATCAACTCGTGACTGTGTTCGACACCGATGGGACCCGCCAGTGGTCGTTCAACATCCCTGAAGCAGGGGTGCGGCCAATCGCGGTCGACAGTCAACACCTGTACGTGTCCGCCGGGAGCACGGTCTATGCGATCGACTGGGAGGGACAGGAAGCGTGGACATACAAATCACCTAGCGAGCGGGTTGGTACCCCGACTGTCGCCGGCGAGACGGTACTCATCCGAAGCGAGGAGCGGCTTACCGCGATATCTCGGGCAACCGGGGACGAGCAATGGAGCACAGCTCCCGGTGGCACGAGTCGCGTAATCGTGACTCCGGAGGCGATTTTCTCCCCCGGTTCAGACGGAAGCATGAGTGCGCTCGGAGAAGGGTAG